Proteins encoded by one window of Pseudorca crassidens isolate mPseCra1 chromosome 3, mPseCra1.hap1, whole genome shotgun sequence:
- the MKNK2 gene encoding MAP kinase-interacting serine/threonine-protein kinase 2 isoform X2 has protein sequence MVQKKTAELQGFHRSFKGQNPFELAFSLDQVHHGEPDFVLECPARPDMPASQPIDIPDAKKRSKKKKRCRATDSFSGRFEDVYQLQEDVLGEGAHARVQTCVNLITSQEYAVKIIEKQPGHIRSRVFREVEMLYQCQGHRNVLELIEFFEEDDRFYLVFEKMRGGSILSHIHKRRHFNELEASVVVQDVASALDFLHNKGIAHRDLKPENILCEHPNQVSPVKICDFDLGSGIKLNGDCSPISTPELLTPCGSAEYMAPEVVEAFSEEASIYDKRCDLWSLGVILYILLSGYPPFVGHCGSDCGWDRGEACPACQNMLFESIQEGKYEFPEKDWAHISFAAKDLISKLLVRDAKQRLSAAQVLQHPWVQGCAPENTLPTPMVLQSCAKDLTSFAAEAIAMNRQLAQREEDAAEEAGQEQPVVIRATSRCLQLSPPSQSKLAQRRQRASLSAAPVVLVGDHA, from the exons ATGGTGCAGAAGAAAACAGCCGAACTTCAGGGCTTCCACCGTTCCTTCAAG gGGCAGAATCCTTTCGAACTGGCCTTCTCCCTAGACCAGGTCCACCACGGGGAGCCTGACTTCGTCCTGGAGTGCCCGGCCCGCCCTg ATATGCCTGCAAGCCAGCCCATCGACATCCCCGATGCCAAGAAAAGgagcaagaagaagaagaggtgcCGGGCCACCGACAGCTTTTCAGGCAGGTTCGAAG ACGTCTACCAGCTGCAGGAGGACGTGCTTGGGGAGGGTGCCCACGCCCGTGTGCAGACCTGCGTCAACCTCATCACCAGCCAGGAGTATGCCGTCAAG ATCATTGAGAAGCAGCCGGGCCACATTCGGAGTAGGGTTTTCCGGGAGGTGGAGATGTTGTATCAGTGCCAGGGACACAG gaacGTTCTAGAGCTGATTGAGTTCTTTGAGGAAGACGACCGTTTCTACCTGGTGTTTGAGAAGATGCGGGGCG GCTCCATCCTGAGCCACATACATAAGCGGCGGCACTTTAACGAACTGGAGGCCAGCGTGGTGGTGCAGGATGTGGCCAGCGCCCTGGACTTCCTGCACAACAAAG GCATCGCCCACAGGGACCTAAAGCCGGAAAACATCCTCTGTGAGCACCCCAACCAG GTGTCCCCCGTGAAGATCTGTGACTTTGATCTGGGCAGTGGCATCAAACTCAACGGGGACTgctcccccatctccaccccgGAGCTGCTCACCCCG TGCGGCTCCGCCGAGTACATGGCCCCGGAGGTGGTGGAGGCCTTCAGCGAGGAGGCAAGCATCTATGACAAGCGCTGCGACCTCTGGAGCCTGGGCGTCATCCTTTACATCCTGCTCAGCGGCTACCCGCCCTTCGTGGGCCACTGCGGCAGCGACTGCGGCTGGGACCGCGGCGAGGCCTGCCCGGCCTGCCAG AACATGCTGTTTGAGAGCATCCAGGAGGGCAAGTACGAGTTTCCGGAGAAGGACTGGGCCCACATTTCCTTTGCTGCCAAAGACCTCATCTCCAAGCTCCTCGTCCGTGACGCCAAGCAGAGGCTGAGTGCTGCCCAAGTCCTGCAGCACCCCTGGGTGCAGGGG TGCGCCCCGGAGAACACCCTGCCCACGCCCATGGTCCTGCAGAG CTGCGCCAAAGACCTCACGTCGTTCGCGGCCGAGGCCATTGCCATGAACCGGCAGCTGGCCCAGCGCGAGGAGGACGCGGCCGAGGAGGCGGGGCAGGAGCAGCCCGTGGTCATCCGAGCTACCTCACGCTGCTTGCAGCTGTCCCCGCCCTCCCAGTCCAAGTTGGCCCAGCGGCGGCAGCGAGCCAGCCTGTCCGCGGCCCCCGTGGTCCTGGTGGGAGACCACGCGTGA
- the MKNK2 gene encoding MAP kinase-interacting serine/threonine-protein kinase 2 isoform X1, protein MVQKKTAELQGFHRSFKGQNPFELAFSLDQVHHGEPDFVLECPARPDMPASQPIDIPDAKKRSKKKKRCRATDSFSGRFEDVYQLQEDVLGEGAHARVQTCVNLITSQEYAVKIIEKQPGHIRSRVFREVEMLYQCQGHRNVLELIEFFEEDDRFYLVFEKMRGGSILSHIHKRRHFNELEASVVVQDVASALDFLHNKGIAHRDLKPENILCEHPNQVSPVKICDFDLGSGIKLNGDCSPISTPELLTPCGSAEYMAPEVVEAFSEEASIYDKRCDLWSLGVILYILLSGYPPFVGHCGSDCGWDRGEACPACQNMLFESIQEGKYEFPEKDWAHISFAAKDLISKLLVRDAKQRLSAAQVLQHPWVQGCAPENTLPTPMVLQRNSCAKDLTSFAAEAIAMNRQLAQREEDAAEEAGQEQPVVIRATSRCLQLSPPSQSKLAQRRQRASLSAAPVVLVGDHA, encoded by the exons ATGGTGCAGAAGAAAACAGCCGAACTTCAGGGCTTCCACCGTTCCTTCAAG gGGCAGAATCCTTTCGAACTGGCCTTCTCCCTAGACCAGGTCCACCACGGGGAGCCTGACTTCGTCCTGGAGTGCCCGGCCCGCCCTg ATATGCCTGCAAGCCAGCCCATCGACATCCCCGATGCCAAGAAAAGgagcaagaagaagaagaggtgcCGGGCCACCGACAGCTTTTCAGGCAGGTTCGAAG ACGTCTACCAGCTGCAGGAGGACGTGCTTGGGGAGGGTGCCCACGCCCGTGTGCAGACCTGCGTCAACCTCATCACCAGCCAGGAGTATGCCGTCAAG ATCATTGAGAAGCAGCCGGGCCACATTCGGAGTAGGGTTTTCCGGGAGGTGGAGATGTTGTATCAGTGCCAGGGACACAG gaacGTTCTAGAGCTGATTGAGTTCTTTGAGGAAGACGACCGTTTCTACCTGGTGTTTGAGAAGATGCGGGGCG GCTCCATCCTGAGCCACATACATAAGCGGCGGCACTTTAACGAACTGGAGGCCAGCGTGGTGGTGCAGGATGTGGCCAGCGCCCTGGACTTCCTGCACAACAAAG GCATCGCCCACAGGGACCTAAAGCCGGAAAACATCCTCTGTGAGCACCCCAACCAG GTGTCCCCCGTGAAGATCTGTGACTTTGATCTGGGCAGTGGCATCAAACTCAACGGGGACTgctcccccatctccaccccgGAGCTGCTCACCCCG TGCGGCTCCGCCGAGTACATGGCCCCGGAGGTGGTGGAGGCCTTCAGCGAGGAGGCAAGCATCTATGACAAGCGCTGCGACCTCTGGAGCCTGGGCGTCATCCTTTACATCCTGCTCAGCGGCTACCCGCCCTTCGTGGGCCACTGCGGCAGCGACTGCGGCTGGGACCGCGGCGAGGCCTGCCCGGCCTGCCAG AACATGCTGTTTGAGAGCATCCAGGAGGGCAAGTACGAGTTTCCGGAGAAGGACTGGGCCCACATTTCCTTTGCTGCCAAAGACCTCATCTCCAAGCTCCTCGTCCGTGACGCCAAGCAGAGGCTGAGTGCTGCCCAAGTCCTGCAGCACCCCTGGGTGCAGGGG TGCGCCCCGGAGAACACCCTGCCCACGCCCATGGTCCTGCAGAG GAACAGCTGCGCCAAAGACCTCACGTCGTTCGCGGCCGAGGCCATTGCCATGAACCGGCAGCTGGCCCAGCGCGAGGAGGACGCGGCCGAGGAGGCGGGGCAGGAGCAGCCCGTGGTCATCCGAGCTACCTCACGCTGCTTGCAGCTGTCCCCGCCCTCCCAGTCCAAGTTGGCCCAGCGGCGGCAGCGAGCCAGCCTGTCCGCGGCCCCCGTGGTCCTGGTGGGAGACCACGCGTGA
- the MKNK2 gene encoding MAP kinase-interacting serine/threonine-protein kinase 2 isoform X3 → MPRKGARRRRGAGPPTAFQAGSKTSTSCRRTCLGRVPTPVCRPASTSSPARSMPSRSLRSSRATFGVGFSGRWRCCISARDTGSILSHIHKRRHFNELEASVVVQDVASALDFLHNKGIAHRDLKPENILCEHPNQVSPVKICDFDLGSGIKLNGDCSPISTPELLTPCGSAEYMAPEVVEAFSEEASIYDKRCDLWSLGVILYILLSGYPPFVGHCGSDCGWDRGEACPACQNMLFESIQEGKYEFPEKDWAHISFAAKDLISKLLVRDAKQRLSAAQVLQHPWVQGCAPENTLPTPMVLQRNSCAKDLTSFAAEAIAMNRQLAQREEDAAEEAGQEQPVVIRATSRCLQLSPPSQSKLAQRRQRASLSAAPVVLVGDHA, encoded by the exons ATGCCAAGAAAAGgagcaagaagaagaagaggtgcCGGGCCACCGACAGCTTTTCAGGCAGGTTCGAAG ACGTCTACCAGCTGCAGGAGGACGTGCTTGGGGAGGGTGCCCACGCCCGTGTGCAGACCTGCGTCAACCTCATCACCAGCCAGGAGTATGCCGTCAAG ATCATTGAGAAGCAGCCGGGCCACATTCGGAGTAGGGTTTTCCGGGAGGTGGAGATGTTGTATCAGTGCCAGGGACACAG GCTCCATCCTGAGCCACATACATAAGCGGCGGCACTTTAACGAACTGGAGGCCAGCGTGGTGGTGCAGGATGTGGCCAGCGCCCTGGACTTCCTGCACAACAAAG GCATCGCCCACAGGGACCTAAAGCCGGAAAACATCCTCTGTGAGCACCCCAACCAG GTGTCCCCCGTGAAGATCTGTGACTTTGATCTGGGCAGTGGCATCAAACTCAACGGGGACTgctcccccatctccaccccgGAGCTGCTCACCCCG TGCGGCTCCGCCGAGTACATGGCCCCGGAGGTGGTGGAGGCCTTCAGCGAGGAGGCAAGCATCTATGACAAGCGCTGCGACCTCTGGAGCCTGGGCGTCATCCTTTACATCCTGCTCAGCGGCTACCCGCCCTTCGTGGGCCACTGCGGCAGCGACTGCGGCTGGGACCGCGGCGAGGCCTGCCCGGCCTGCCAG AACATGCTGTTTGAGAGCATCCAGGAGGGCAAGTACGAGTTTCCGGAGAAGGACTGGGCCCACATTTCCTTTGCTGCCAAAGACCTCATCTCCAAGCTCCTCGTCCGTGACGCCAAGCAGAGGCTGAGTGCTGCCCAAGTCCTGCAGCACCCCTGGGTGCAGGGG TGCGCCCCGGAGAACACCCTGCCCACGCCCATGGTCCTGCAGAG GAACAGCTGCGCCAAAGACCTCACGTCGTTCGCGGCCGAGGCCATTGCCATGAACCGGCAGCTGGCCCAGCGCGAGGAGGACGCGGCCGAGGAGGCGGGGCAGGAGCAGCCCGTGGTCATCCGAGCTACCTCACGCTGCTTGCAGCTGTCCCCGCCCTCCCAGTCCAAGTTGGCCCAGCGGCGGCAGCGAGCCAGCCTGTCCGCGGCCCCCGTGGTCCTGGTGGGAGACCACGCGTGA